From Verrucomicrobiota bacterium JB022, one genomic window encodes:
- the gcvH gene encoding glycine cleavage system protein GcvH, whose translation MSDIPAELKYTKEHEWLQLLDDGTARIGITDYAQQSLGDVTFVELPNVGDTFAKGETFGVVESVKAASDLYMPIAGEIVAVNEDLADAPERLNDTPYEDGWIIQVKLEDPNEVEDLLDAGAYGEIAG comes from the coding sequence ATGAGCGATATCCCCGCCGAGCTGAAATACACCAAGGAACACGAGTGGCTCCAGCTGCTCGATGACGGTACCGCCCGCATCGGCATCACCGATTATGCCCAGCAAAGCCTGGGCGACGTGACTTTCGTCGAACTGCCCAACGTGGGCGACACTTTTGCCAAGGGCGAAACCTTCGGCGTGGTGGAGTCCGTCAAGGCCGCTTCCGACCTCTACATGCCCATCGCGGGCGAAATCGTGGCCGTGAACGAAGATCTGGCCGACGCGCCGGAGCGCCTCAACGACACGCCCTACGAAGACGGCTGGATCATTCAGGTGAAGCTCGAAGACCCGAACGAGGTCGAAGACTTGCTCGACGCAGGCGCTTACGGCGAAATCGCAGGGTAA
- the yajC gene encoding preprotein translocase subunit YajC: protein MTHLIWLAQETAPEGANAPSPMIMILGFIFLFLAMNLLIGGPQRKRQKQMQQMQQDLKAGDKVITTGGICGVVTNVRKDRVQIKTSGATFIDVLRTSIQGLDEPEKKPEDKKADAKKAEAKK from the coding sequence ATGACGCACCTGATTTGGCTGGCCCAAGAAACGGCTCCCGAAGGCGCAAATGCGCCGAGCCCAATGATCATGATCCTTGGGTTCATCTTCCTCTTCCTCGCGATGAATCTCCTCATCGGCGGGCCCCAGCGCAAGCGCCAGAAGCAGATGCAGCAAATGCAGCAAGACCTGAAGGCGGGTGACAAAGTAATCACCACCGGCGGCATCTGCGGCGTCGTGACCAACGTGCGCAAAGACCGCGTGCAGATCAAGACCAGCGGCGCCACCTTCATCGACGTGCTGCGCACCTCCATCCAAGGCCTCGACGAGCCCGAAAAGAAGCCCGAGGACAAGAAGGCGGACGCCAAGAAGGCCGAAGCCAAGAAGTAG
- the secD gene encoding protein translocase subunit SecD, with the protein MNGANVFRLILTLIVLVWAGLELTPMQDTPLDQYMLQRVTAEVDTSGQQVQSKEENRQELADLIERAKQRVEEYQGGTYTVDNPNPYPSFSAAIRRIADDEGIDLAQFYADLAPRLTSKNTERRNDAIVREMINASQGALDLGLDLAGGVSLTYSVDPNELDQDNSTVRAEQMANVRNIIAERVDSLGVAEPVVRVKGDNLIEVQMPGLDTSSASNISKTAKLEFFLVHPTIRNYQPGMEIPLGYKVLPYEQEDPRTGELIEEPILVERIPVMKGDAVSAARPSLNESGSYLVQLQFTDAGQEQFANTTQRMAQEQRLMAIVLDNEIVSTVSARARIDSPSAVIERGAGGFPQAEAFDLSNSLSNPLSTELRQEQVYEIGASLAEDAKVASLRAGAIGGALVVVFMIAYYGIPGIVAMVTVCLNLLFVAAALAAFGATITLPGVAALVLTIGMAVDANILIFERIREELNVGKSVALAFQEGFSKSVSTILDANVTTLITALILFQLGEGPVKGFGVTLATGIVFTVFCSLVVSRWVLDLLVSTKIVQKPFRLQFFSNLNFQFLNYTKRAAMATAVVLAIGAVSLVMHRESMWGIDFTGGDQVSIGYQGDLTAGMIEDWAHEAGFEQANAFAINPVGAEVQQMAVQTAPDQGRALFDALDAAHPEVDLELVGLTQIAGSVGNTVIKGAIIAMTGSLLAMLLYIAIRFEFGYALGAVVASLHDILLTIGIYVFLGEFLGLGSGQFSAPMIAAILMTIGYSINDTIVVFDRIREELDLNPGLTLRQVVTISINRVLNRTVWTSVTTFFAAFMLFIFGAGVVQDFSLIFLLGVLTGTFSSMFVATPVFYAYHKGSRKHVEESNFVPNYAWQEDGARPEETTEEQPSKS; encoded by the coding sequence ATGAACGGAGCCAACGTCTTCCGCCTGATCCTGACCCTCATCGTGCTCGTCTGGGCCGGCCTCGAGCTGACCCCGATGCAGGACACGCCGCTCGACCAATACATGCTGCAGCGGGTGACGGCTGAAGTCGACACCTCCGGCCAGCAGGTGCAGAGCAAAGAGGAAAACCGCCAGGAGCTGGCCGACCTCATCGAGCGCGCCAAGCAACGCGTCGAGGAATACCAGGGCGGCACCTACACCGTCGACAACCCGAACCCCTACCCGTCGTTCTCCGCCGCCATCCGCCGGATTGCCGACGATGAGGGGATCGACCTCGCCCAGTTTTACGCCGATCTGGCCCCGCGCCTGACGAGCAAGAACACCGAGCGCCGCAACGACGCGATCGTGCGCGAGATGATCAACGCCTCGCAGGGCGCGCTCGACCTGGGCCTCGACCTCGCGGGCGGCGTTTCGCTCACCTACTCGGTCGATCCGAACGAGCTTGATCAGGACAACTCAACCGTCCGCGCCGAGCAGATGGCCAACGTGCGCAACATCATCGCCGAACGCGTCGACAGCCTCGGCGTGGCCGAGCCGGTGGTGCGCGTCAAGGGCGACAACCTGATCGAAGTCCAGATGCCGGGCCTCGACACCTCTTCGGCCAGCAACATCAGCAAGACGGCCAAGCTGGAGTTCTTCCTCGTGCACCCCACGATCCGCAACTACCAGCCGGGCATGGAAATCCCGCTGGGCTACAAGGTGTTGCCCTACGAGCAGGAAGACCCCCGCACGGGTGAGCTGATCGAAGAGCCCATCCTCGTGGAGCGCATCCCCGTGATGAAGGGCGACGCCGTGAGCGCCGCCCGCCCCTCGCTCAACGAAAGTGGCTCTTACCTCGTGCAGCTCCAGTTCACGGATGCCGGCCAGGAGCAATTTGCCAACACCACCCAGCGCATGGCGCAGGAGCAGCGCCTGATGGCGATCGTGCTCGACAACGAGATCGTCTCGACCGTCAGCGCCCGGGCTCGTATCGACAGCCCTTCGGCCGTGATCGAGCGTGGTGCCGGTGGCTTCCCCCAAGCCGAGGCCTTCGACCTTTCCAACAGCCTCAGCAATCCCCTTTCGACCGAACTCCGCCAGGAGCAAGTCTACGAAATCGGTGCCTCGCTGGCCGAAGACGCCAAGGTAGCCTCGCTGCGTGCGGGCGCCATCGGTGGTGCGCTGGTGGTGGTCTTCATGATCGCCTACTACGGCATCCCCGGCATCGTCGCGATGGTTACGGTGTGCCTCAACCTCCTGTTTGTGGCCGCCGCCCTCGCCGCGTTCGGTGCCACCATCACCCTCCCGGGCGTGGCCGCGCTGGTGCTGACCATCGGTATGGCGGTCGACGCCAACATCCTGATTTTCGAGCGTATCCGCGAAGAACTCAACGTGGGCAAGAGCGTCGCGCTCGCCTTCCAGGAAGGCTTCTCCAAGTCGGTCTCGACGATTCTGGACGCCAACGTCACCACGTTGATCACCGCGCTGATCCTCTTCCAGCTGGGCGAAGGCCCGGTCAAGGGCTTCGGTGTGACGCTCGCCACCGGTATCGTCTTCACGGTCTTCTGCTCGCTCGTCGTGAGCCGTTGGGTGCTCGACCTGCTGGTAAGCACCAAGATCGTGCAAAAGCCCTTCCGCCTGCAGTTTTTCTCCAACCTCAATTTCCAGTTCCTCAACTACACCAAGCGTGCCGCCATGGCGACCGCCGTGGTGTTGGCCATCGGTGCCGTCTCGCTGGTGATGCACCGCGAATCGATGTGGGGCATCGACTTTACCGGGGGTGACCAGGTCAGCATCGGTTATCAGGGCGACCTGACCGCCGGTATGATCGAAGACTGGGCTCACGAGGCCGGCTTCGAGCAAGCCAACGCCTTCGCGATCAACCCGGTGGGTGCCGAAGTGCAGCAAATGGCGGTGCAGACGGCCCCCGACCAAGGCCGCGCCCTGTTCGACGCCCTGGATGCCGCCCACCCGGAGGTGGACCTCGAGCTGGTCGGCCTCACGCAGATCGCCGGCTCGGTGGGCAACACCGTGATCAAGGGTGCGATCATCGCCATGACGGGCTCCCTGCTGGCCATGCTGCTCTACATCGCGATCCGCTTTGAGTTCGGCTACGCGCTGGGTGCCGTGGTGGCCTCGCTGCACGACATCTTGCTGACGATCGGCATCTACGTGTTCCTCGGCGAATTCCTGGGCCTCGGCAGCGGCCAGTTCAGCGCACCAATGATCGCGGCCATCCTCATGACCATCGGTTACTCGATCAACGACACCATCGTCGTGTTCGACCGTATCCGCGAAGAGCTGGACCTCAACCCCGGCCTCACGCTGCGCCAGGTCGTCACGATCTCGATCAACCGCGTGTTGAACCGCACGGTGTGGACGTCGGTCACGACCTTCTTCGCCGCGTTCATGCTCTTCATCTTCGGCGCCGGGGTGGTGCAAGACTTCTCCCTCATCTTCCTGCTTGGGGTGCTGACCGGTACGTTCTCCTCGATGTTCGTGGCGACCCCGGTCTTCTATGCCTACCACAAGGGCAGCCGCAAGCACGTGGAAGAGAGCAACTTCGTCCCCAACTACGCGTGGCAGGAAGATGGCGCGCGTCCGGAAGAAACCACCGAAGAGCAACCTTCCAAGTCGTAA